In Myxococcus stipitatus, the following are encoded in one genomic region:
- a CDS encoding cell envelope biogenesis protein TolA: MLVLVIALAVGLAISLYFNLFGGPKQAALPSSSASSNAPRGDLEADHKAARAKAEGELQRKQKELDEHRGQLQEVKEQLKQAKRKIFEQKESDKGSQDLAKARAEVERNASIQLEQTRQELAQVLTENQRLKSESEGRGRRREPQAATPAPVAAPQAAAPAPAKVEGESAEATAAVTAAPEAPREDRTPRRVIRELSEADREKMDRLEQSAAKDRSRAVELEKEVRRVKGRADTQQRVYAATKSDLDLMKDKYKALEKRLNRTLLERDLMRRAIKDLEKKSGILAERTELTPEEMAASDQRTEETIRVRAESEAQAAAPEAPATEATADAKPAQQA; the protein is encoded by the coding sequence GTGTTGGTCCTGGTCATCGCCCTGGCAGTCGGGCTCGCCATCTCTCTGTATTTCAACCTTTTCGGCGGCCCGAAGCAGGCTGCGCTCCCCTCATCTTCCGCGTCGTCCAACGCGCCCCGTGGCGACTTGGAAGCCGACCACAAGGCCGCGCGCGCGAAGGCGGAAGGCGAGCTTCAACGAAAGCAGAAGGAACTGGATGAGCATCGCGGGCAGCTCCAGGAGGTGAAGGAGCAGCTCAAGCAGGCCAAGCGCAAGATTTTCGAGCAGAAGGAGTCCGACAAGGGCTCCCAGGACCTGGCCAAGGCGCGGGCCGAGGTGGAGCGCAACGCGTCCATCCAGCTCGAGCAGACCCGCCAGGAGCTGGCGCAGGTCCTCACGGAGAACCAGCGGCTGAAGTCCGAGTCCGAGGGCCGGGGCCGCCGCCGTGAGCCGCAGGCCGCCACCCCCGCGCCCGTCGCCGCCCCGCAGGCGGCCGCCCCCGCCCCCGCCAAGGTGGAGGGTGAGTCCGCGGAGGCCACCGCCGCCGTGACCGCGGCGCCCGAGGCTCCGCGCGAGGACCGCACTCCCCGCCGCGTCATCCGCGAGCTGAGCGAGGCGGACCGCGAGAAGATGGACCGGCTGGAGCAGAGCGCCGCCAAGGACCGTTCCCGCGCGGTGGAGCTGGAGAAGGAAGTGCGCCGGGTCAAGGGCCGCGCGGATACGCAGCAGCGCGTCTACGCCGCGACCAAGAGCGACCTGGACCTGATGAAGGACAAGTACAAGGCGCTGGAGAAGCGCCTGAACCGGACCCTTCTGGAGCGCGACCTCATGCGCCGCGCCATCAAGGACCTGGAGAAGAAGTCCGGCATCCTGGCTGAGCGCACCGAGCTCACCCCCGAGGAGATGGCCGCCAGCGACCAGCGCACCGAGGAGACCATCCGCGTGCGCGCTGAGTCGGAGGCCCAGGCCGCCGCCCCGGAGGCTCCGGCCACCGAGGCCACCGCCGACGCCAAGCCCGCGCAGCAGGCCTGA
- a CDS encoding HTTM domain-containing protein, whose protein sequence is MTESGRASRVERLWSLLLAPRDIAALVAFRMALGMLITVSSIRFLAYGWVDVLFTRPRYHFTYWGFDWVPALPAPWMHAVFAALGVLGLCLTAGLFYRVTTVLLFVTFSYVQLVDVSNYLNHYYLVSLLLGLLVFVPAHRAFSLDAWRRPELRGDTLPAWCTLLLRFQVTVVYVFAGLAKLTTDWLLHAQPLNIWLAARTSMPFVGPLLEERWVAYAAAWAGFLFDTTIAAFLLSRRLRPFAYVVVVGFHAATSVLFPIGMFPFIMVTAALVFFDSSWPRRVGARLKRWLDKHGTAPAAAPEPPRAAALAIPGWKGRLALSVALVYAVIQVAMPLRTHLYGGNVLWHEQGMRFSWRVMAREKNGSVTFIVTQANTGREWHVSPSEYLTRLQEREMSVQPDLILQLARHIARDFEARGHGPVQVRADARVSLNGRSAQLLVDPAVDLARETDGLRAKPWILPAPDSPPIELRPTLRAQAR, encoded by the coding sequence ATGACTGAGTCAGGCCGGGCGTCGCGCGTCGAGCGCCTCTGGAGTCTGCTCCTCGCGCCGCGGGACATCGCGGCGCTGGTGGCGTTCCGGATGGCGCTCGGGATGCTCATCACCGTCTCGTCCATCCGCTTCCTGGCCTACGGCTGGGTGGACGTGCTGTTCACCCGCCCCCGCTACCACTTCACCTACTGGGGCTTCGACTGGGTGCCGGCGCTGCCCGCGCCGTGGATGCACGCGGTGTTCGCCGCGCTCGGAGTGCTGGGGCTGTGCCTGACGGCGGGGCTGTTCTACCGGGTGACGACCGTGCTGCTCTTCGTCACCTTCTCGTACGTCCAGCTCGTCGACGTCAGCAACTACCTGAATCACTACTACCTGGTGAGCCTGCTGCTCGGGTTGCTCGTCTTCGTGCCCGCGCACCGCGCATTCTCCCTCGACGCGTGGCGCAGGCCCGAGCTTCGCGGTGACACGCTGCCCGCGTGGTGCACGCTGCTCCTGCGCTTCCAGGTCACCGTCGTCTACGTGTTCGCGGGCCTGGCGAAGCTCACCACCGATTGGCTGTTGCACGCCCAGCCGCTCAACATCTGGCTTGCGGCCCGCACGAGCATGCCCTTCGTGGGCCCGCTGCTCGAGGAGCGGTGGGTGGCGTACGCCGCGGCCTGGGCGGGCTTCCTCTTCGACACCACCATCGCCGCGTTCCTGCTCTCACGCCGGCTGCGCCCCTTCGCGTACGTGGTGGTGGTGGGCTTCCACGCCGCGACGTCCGTGCTGTTCCCCATCGGGATGTTCCCGTTCATCATGGTGACGGCGGCGCTCGTCTTCTTCGATTCGTCCTGGCCGCGCCGCGTGGGTGCGCGGCTCAAGCGATGGCTCGACAAGCACGGCACCGCGCCCGCGGCGGCACCCGAGCCTCCCCGTGCCGCCGCCCTGGCCATTCCCGGATGGAAGGGGCGACTCGCGCTGAGCGTGGCGCTGGTCTACGCGGTCATCCAGGTGGCGATGCCGCTGCGCACGCACCTGTATGGTGGCAACGTCCTCTGGCACGAACAGGGCATGCGCTTCTCGTGGCGGGTGATGGCGCGCGAGAAGAACGGCAGCGTGACGTTCATCGTCACCCAGGCCAACACCGGTCGCGAGTGGCACGTCTCTCCCAGCGAGTACCTCACGCGCCTTCAAGAGCGGGAGATGTCCGTTCAGCCCGACCTCATCCTCCAGCTCGCGCGGCACATCGCCCGCGACTTCGAGGCGCGAGGCCATGGCCCCGTCCAGGTGCGCGCGGACGCCCGTGTGTCGTTGAACGGGCGCTCGGCGCAGCTGCTCGTGGACCCGGCGGTGGACCTGGCTCGCGAGACGGATGGCCTGCGCGCGAAGCCGTGGATCCTCCCGGCGCCCGACTCGCCGCCCATCGAGCTGCGCCCCACCCTGCGCGCCCAGGCCCGCTGA
- a CDS encoding multidrug efflux RND transporter permease subunit encodes MFVDFFIRRPVFAIVCSILLTLVGAIAIPTLPISQYPDLAPPQVTVTATYVGASAEIVESAVTIPIEQELNGVEGMRYITSTSSNDGTSQITVTFEATRDIEVAAVDVQNRVSRAAARLPAQVNQTGIVVNKASSQMLMTVGLSSPDNRYDAKFLSNYADVNLKDAIKRVRGVGEVRIFGERKFSMRLWLDPTELARRKLTPQDVTRALQEQNLQVAAGQVGQPPSSEEQPYQLAVRARGRLVEPEEFGEIILMRDATGKSVRVKDVGRVEMGAESYGTLLRFNGKTGVGLAVFQLPTANALDVRDGVFKELDRLSEQFPPGMTYQTGTDTTLAVRASIHEVLKTLVEAIVLVILVIFLFLHGWRSVLITAFTLPVSLVGTFAFVQLMGFSINTLTLFGLTLATGLVVDDAIVVIENIERLMVERRLSPRQAAREGMKEVAGAVIAISIVLVAVFVPVALFPGTTGAIYRQFALTIAASVALSTFCALTLTPALSARMLKHHHGEKWVFFRWVDKVLDATRSLYGRSLRVFLKHPVIVLVAFLACIGATVMLFRVAPTGFIPDEDQGYVIISIQGPEGMSLAQSEKVLAQVEEVLKAQPEIRAMFAIGGFSFQGSGPNLATVFSSLVPWEDRPGKNQTVGALVERLRGPLSKIGGARVIPFQPPAIRGVGSVGGFQFIVEDAAGTRTLDELATATQDLVAKGNADGRLRGVLTAFNADTPLLDVEVDRQKAKALGIPIEQIFGTLQVYMGSQYVNDFNYANRTYRVYLQAEQQFRDSPQDIGSFYVRSESGEMIPLESVVKVTPTVSAQVIRHYNLFRSAEINGAPAPGISSGQAMQAMQTLASENLPQGMSAEWTGISLEQQESGGQTLIIFGLGLLFVFLVLAAQYESFSLPFVIILSVPLAIMGALGMQLLRGYANDVFCQVGLVMLVGLASKNAILIVEFAEQLRESGKNALDAVVEASEVRLRPILMTSIAFLLGVVPLMTAQGAGAAARNSLGTAVFGGMLVSTIVNLIFIPGLYVLMQKVRGEARRESTEDESPAPAPAP; translated from the coding sequence GTGTTCGTCGACTTCTTCATCCGCAGACCTGTCTTCGCCATCGTCTGCTCCATCCTGCTGACGCTGGTGGGGGCCATCGCCATCCCCACGCTGCCCATCTCCCAGTACCCGGACCTGGCACCGCCCCAGGTGACGGTGACGGCGACCTACGTGGGCGCCAGCGCCGAAATCGTGGAGAGCGCCGTCACCATTCCCATCGAGCAGGAGCTCAATGGCGTGGAGGGCATGCGCTACATCACCTCCACCAGCAGCAACGACGGCACCAGCCAGATTACCGTCACCTTCGAGGCCACGCGCGACATCGAGGTCGCCGCCGTCGACGTGCAGAACCGCGTCAGCCGCGCCGCCGCGCGCCTTCCCGCGCAGGTGAACCAGACCGGCATCGTCGTCAACAAGGCCTCCAGCCAGATGCTGATGACCGTGGGCTTGTCCAGCCCGGACAACCGCTACGACGCCAAGTTCCTCAGCAACTACGCCGACGTGAACCTCAAGGACGCCATCAAGCGCGTGCGCGGCGTCGGCGAGGTGCGCATCTTCGGCGAGCGCAAGTTCTCCATGCGCCTGTGGCTGGACCCGACGGAGCTGGCGCGCCGCAAGCTCACGCCCCAGGACGTGACGCGGGCGCTCCAGGAGCAGAACCTCCAGGTCGCCGCGGGCCAGGTGGGCCAGCCGCCTTCCAGTGAAGAGCAGCCCTACCAGCTCGCGGTCCGCGCGCGCGGCCGTCTGGTGGAGCCCGAGGAGTTCGGCGAAATCATCCTCATGCGCGACGCCACCGGAAAGAGCGTGCGCGTGAAGGACGTGGGCCGGGTGGAGATGGGCGCGGAGAGCTACGGCACGCTCCTGCGCTTCAACGGAAAGACGGGCGTGGGCCTCGCCGTGTTCCAGCTCCCCACCGCCAACGCGCTCGACGTGCGCGACGGAGTGTTCAAGGAACTGGACCGTCTGTCGGAGCAGTTCCCGCCCGGCATGACGTACCAGACGGGCACGGACACGACGCTCGCGGTGCGCGCGTCCATCCACGAGGTGCTCAAGACGCTGGTGGAAGCCATCGTCCTCGTCATCCTGGTCATCTTCCTGTTCCTGCACGGCTGGCGCAGCGTGCTCATCACCGCGTTCACCCTGCCCGTCTCGCTGGTGGGCACCTTCGCCTTCGTCCAGTTGATGGGCTTCTCCATCAACACCCTCACGCTCTTCGGCCTCACGCTGGCCACGGGCCTCGTGGTCGACGACGCCATCGTCGTCATCGAGAACATCGAGCGGTTGATGGTGGAGCGGCGCCTGTCCCCCAGACAGGCCGCGCGCGAGGGCATGAAGGAAGTGGCGGGCGCGGTGATTGCCATCTCCATCGTGCTGGTGGCGGTGTTCGTCCCGGTGGCCCTCTTCCCCGGCACCACGGGCGCCATCTACCGGCAGTTCGCGCTCACCATCGCCGCGTCCGTGGCGCTCTCCACGTTCTGCGCGCTGACGCTCACGCCCGCGCTGAGCGCCCGGATGCTCAAGCACCACCACGGTGAGAAGTGGGTGTTCTTCCGCTGGGTGGACAAGGTGCTGGACGCGACGCGCTCGCTGTACGGCCGGAGCCTGCGCGTGTTCCTCAAGCACCCCGTCATCGTGCTGGTGGCGTTCCTGGCGTGCATCGGCGCCACGGTGATGCTGTTCCGGGTGGCGCCCACGGGCTTCATCCCCGACGAGGACCAGGGCTACGTCATCATCTCCATCCAGGGCCCGGAGGGCATGTCGCTGGCCCAGTCGGAAAAGGTGCTGGCCCAGGTGGAGGAGGTCCTCAAGGCGCAGCCGGAGATTCGCGCCATGTTCGCCATCGGCGGGTTCTCCTTCCAGGGTTCGGGGCCGAACCTGGCGACGGTGTTCTCCAGCCTCGTGCCGTGGGAGGACCGGCCTGGGAAGAACCAGACGGTGGGCGCGCTGGTGGAGCGGCTGCGAGGCCCGCTGAGCAAGATTGGCGGCGCGCGGGTCATCCCCTTCCAGCCTCCCGCCATCCGCGGCGTGGGCAGCGTGGGCGGCTTCCAGTTCATCGTCGAGGACGCCGCCGGCACGCGCACGCTGGACGAACTGGCGACGGCCACGCAGGACCTGGTGGCCAAGGGCAACGCCGACGGACGGCTGCGGGGTGTGCTCACCGCGTTCAACGCGGACACGCCGCTGTTGGACGTGGAGGTGGACCGGCAGAAGGCGAAGGCGCTCGGCATCCCCATCGAGCAGATTTTCGGGACGCTGCAGGTCTACATGGGCAGCCAGTACGTCAACGACTTCAACTACGCCAACCGCACCTACCGCGTGTACCTCCAGGCCGAGCAGCAGTTCCGCGACAGCCCGCAGGACATCGGCTCGTTCTACGTGCGCAGCGAGAGCGGGGAGATGATTCCGCTCGAGTCGGTGGTGAAGGTGACGCCCACGGTGTCCGCGCAGGTCATCCGCCACTACAACCTGTTCCGCTCGGCGGAGATCAACGGCGCGCCCGCGCCGGGCATCTCCTCCGGCCAGGCCATGCAGGCCATGCAGACCCTCGCCTCGGAGAACCTGCCGCAGGGCATGAGCGCGGAGTGGACGGGCATCAGCCTGGAGCAGCAGGAGAGCGGAGGGCAGACGCTCATCATCTTCGGCCTCGGCCTGCTGTTCGTGTTCCTGGTGCTGGCGGCGCAGTACGAGAGCTTCAGCCTCCCGTTCGTCATCATCCTCTCGGTGCCGCTGGCCATCATGGGCGCGCTGGGCATGCAGCTGCTGCGCGGCTACGCCAATGACGTGTTCTGTCAGGTGGGCCTGGTGATGCTGGTGGGCCTTGCCAGCAAGAACGCCATCCTCATCGTGGAGTTCGCGGAGCAGCTGAGGGAGAGCGGCAAGAACGCGCTCGACGCGGTGGTCGAGGCCTCCGAGGTCCGCCTGCGCCCCATCCTGATGACCTCCATCGCGTTCCTCCTGGGCGTGGTGCCGCTGATGACGGCGCAGGGCGCGGGCGCGGCGGCGCGCAACTCGCTGGGCACGGCGGTCTTCGGCGGAATGCTGGTGTCCACCATCGTCAACCTCATCTTCATCCCGGGCCTGTACGTGCTGATGCAGAAGGTGCGCGGTGAGGCCCGGCGTGAGTCAACGGAGGACGAGTCTCCCGCGCCTGCTCCAGCGCCGTGA
- a CDS encoding efflux RND transporter periplasmic adaptor subunit, protein MRLVKRVRPLTALKMTLWSTALMVAAGCSGKPPPPAAPPPREVQVLTLAPSEVRDTSEYLGSLLSRQNITVLPQVAGYVRRIHVKPGQKVEAGATLLEVDSRTETAALDSAQAQQSSAEVNRELARRTFARTEALYKEGLASAQEMEQGRAQLEASEAAARSAAAQVAQRQVQLQFHAVRAPFAGTVGDVLVRLGDFVGATTPLTSIAQADVLEVSVSLPSERTRALKPDTVLEVLDSRGQVLLTSPLFFVAPQADPRTQLVEVKAAFQNTVGLRPSELVRARIVYSKRDALQLPALAVVRLSGQPFAMVVQEKEGKTVVERRPITLGALGEMAYVIEGGLKQGDRVAVSSLQALRDGMAVKVKAPDAGAGAGAATAGSR, encoded by the coding sequence GTGCGATTGGTGAAGCGGGTGCGCCCCCTGACGGCGCTGAAGATGACGTTGTGGAGTACCGCCCTCATGGTGGCCGCGGGGTGCTCGGGCAAGCCGCCCCCGCCCGCGGCGCCTCCGCCGCGCGAGGTGCAGGTGCTGACGCTCGCGCCCAGCGAGGTGCGGGATACGAGCGAGTACCTGGGCTCTCTGTTGTCGCGGCAGAACATCACGGTGCTTCCGCAGGTGGCCGGCTACGTGCGGCGCATCCACGTGAAGCCGGGCCAGAAGGTGGAGGCCGGGGCGACGCTGCTGGAGGTCGACTCTCGCACGGAGACCGCCGCGCTCGACAGCGCCCAGGCCCAGCAGAGCTCGGCCGAGGTGAACCGCGAGCTTGCGCGCCGCACCTTCGCGCGCACGGAGGCGCTCTACAAGGAGGGCCTCGCCAGCGCGCAGGAGATGGAGCAGGGCCGCGCGCAGCTCGAGGCCTCCGAGGCCGCCGCCCGGTCCGCCGCCGCGCAGGTGGCCCAGCGCCAGGTGCAGTTGCAGTTCCACGCCGTGCGCGCGCCCTTCGCGGGCACGGTGGGCGATGTGCTGGTGCGCCTGGGTGACTTCGTGGGCGCCACCACGCCGTTGACGAGCATCGCGCAGGCGGACGTGCTGGAGGTCAGCGTGTCGCTGCCGTCGGAGCGCACGCGCGCGCTCAAGCCGGACACGGTGCTGGAGGTGCTGGACTCGCGAGGCCAGGTGCTGCTCACCAGCCCCCTGTTCTTCGTGGCGCCGCAGGCGGACCCGCGCACGCAGCTGGTGGAGGTGAAGGCGGCCTTCCAGAACACGGTGGGCCTGCGCCCCAGCGAGTTGGTGCGCGCGCGCATCGTCTACTCCAAGCGGGACGCGCTGCAGCTGCCCGCGCTCGCGGTGGTGCGCCTGAGCGGCCAGCCCTTCGCGATGGTGGTGCAGGAGAAGGAAGGCAAGACGGTGGTGGAGCGCCGCCCCATCACCTTGGGCGCATTGGGAGAGATGGCCTACGTCATCGAGGGCGGACTGAAGCAGGGCGACCGGGTGGCCGTCTCGTCGCTCCAGGCGCTGCGCGACGGAATGGCCGTGAAGGTGAAGGCCCCCGACGCCGGTGCCGGTGCGGGCGCCGCCACGGCGGGCAGCCGCTGA
- a CDS encoding zinc metalloprotease HtpX: protein MADSGTHDTSRNGGGRPALHGGGGWHRLGNALKTTVLLAGLTALVLVIGQRLGGAQGLMFAGFFAVVMNFGSYWFSDKIALAIHGAQPLPYEQAPWLHQMVERISARAGMPKPKVYILPTAAPNAFATGRSPKHAAVAVTSGLMQILDQRELEGVLAHEIGHVRNRDTLIGTVAATLAGIISYAAQMLFWFGGSMLSRSDDDEGGLGNAMANLGLLLVAPIAATLLQLAVSRSREYGADATGAELTGDPDALADALLKLERGAELMPYDRAPATSHLFIVNPLHKGGVMSLFSTHPPIPERVRRLREMRARTGGSRSRGGWEYAY from the coding sequence ATGGCTGACTCTGGCACCCACGACACTTCCCGGAACGGCGGCGGACGTCCGGCGCTGCACGGCGGCGGTGGGTGGCACCGCCTGGGCAACGCCCTCAAGACGACGGTGCTGCTCGCGGGCCTCACCGCGCTGGTGCTCGTCATCGGCCAGCGGCTGGGCGGCGCCCAAGGACTGATGTTCGCCGGCTTCTTCGCCGTGGTGATGAACTTCGGCTCGTATTGGTTCAGCGACAAGATTGCCCTGGCCATCCACGGCGCGCAGCCGCTCCCCTATGAGCAGGCACCCTGGCTGCACCAGATGGTGGAGCGGATCTCCGCGCGCGCGGGCATGCCCAAGCCCAAGGTCTACATCCTGCCCACGGCCGCGCCCAACGCGTTCGCCACGGGCCGCAGCCCCAAGCATGCCGCCGTCGCGGTGACGTCCGGCCTCATGCAGATCCTCGACCAGCGCGAGCTCGAGGGCGTGCTCGCGCACGAAATCGGGCACGTGCGCAACCGGGACACGCTCATCGGCACGGTGGCGGCGACGCTGGCCGGCATCATCAGCTACGCGGCGCAGATGCTCTTCTGGTTCGGCGGCTCCATGCTCAGCCGGAGCGACGACGATGAAGGCGGGCTTGGCAACGCGATGGCCAACCTGGGCCTCCTCCTGGTGGCGCCCATCGCCGCGACGCTGCTGCAGCTCGCCGTGAGCCGCTCGCGCGAGTATGGCGCGGATGCGACGGGCGCCGAGCTGACCGGGGACCCGGATGCCCTGGCGGATGCGCTGCTGAAGCTGGAGCGAGGCGCGGAGCTGATGCCCTACGACCGCGCCCCGGCGACGTCGCACCTGTTCATCGTCAACCCGCTGCACAAGGGCGGCGTGATGTCGCTGTTCTCCACCCACCCGCCCATCCCGGAGCGGGTGCGCCGGCTGCGCGAGATGCGGGCACGCACGGGCGGCTCGAGGTCGCGCGGCGGTTGGGAGTATGCGTACTGA
- a CDS encoding TolC family protein → MSAPTVLLLALVASSTPSASSAPVPPPVPFQTKVDDPMLAPVPPAPQQVSTWEQALTLVRERSTDLRTAEAGVQRAEGRWRQALAALLPNARASASAAHDLLNSDTPVGVFATPALEGRKPTTPVVGTVSASLSQSLVDVSAWRNLSSNAASERGAVASLQDMRRRLTLGLARSLVATVAAERAAELNRVGLLQALERSALTTRSFDLGASNQLDVVRVNQDVALARSALVSGDEHLRRAREALGIALGFGNAVGVEPSFNLYGLLEDARKACTPLEDLESRPDLVSARAQVDATRDSRRQASAGYLPTLGLTSNLQGVTTDPDFGRFSSWSIAAVLSVPIWEGGLRGGLVREREGIEKQAEQTLESNRRDAAVEVTQARRSVEVAQALVKTASESRELADKTDRLTRRSFEVGRGSSLELVQSGAALRQAELTLALREFELVQARLDAFLTEARCDW, encoded by the coding sequence ATGTCCGCCCCCACAGTCCTTCTCCTGGCGCTCGTCGCGAGCTCGACGCCGTCCGCGTCGAGTGCTCCCGTTCCACCTCCCGTGCCGTTCCAGACGAAGGTGGACGACCCCATGCTTGCCCCGGTCCCTCCCGCCCCCCAACAGGTGAGCACCTGGGAGCAGGCGTTGACTCTTGTCCGGGAGCGCTCCACGGACCTGAGGACCGCGGAGGCGGGCGTCCAGCGCGCCGAGGGACGCTGGCGCCAGGCCCTGGCCGCGCTCCTTCCCAACGCGCGGGCTTCGGCGAGCGCCGCGCATGACCTGCTCAACTCGGACACGCCCGTGGGCGTGTTCGCCACGCCCGCGTTGGAGGGACGCAAGCCCACCACGCCCGTCGTCGGGACGGTCAGCGCGTCCTTGAGCCAGTCGCTGGTGGATGTGAGCGCGTGGCGGAACCTGTCGTCGAACGCCGCCTCCGAACGGGGCGCGGTGGCGAGCCTCCAGGACATGCGGCGCCGGCTCACGCTGGGCCTGGCGCGCTCGTTGGTGGCCACCGTCGCGGCCGAGCGCGCCGCGGAGCTCAACCGCGTGGGCCTGCTCCAAGCGTTGGAGCGCTCCGCGTTGACCACCCGCTCGTTCGACCTGGGCGCCAGCAACCAGCTCGACGTGGTGCGGGTGAACCAGGACGTGGCGCTGGCGCGCAGCGCGCTCGTCTCCGGGGATGAGCACCTGCGCCGCGCTCGAGAGGCGCTGGGCATCGCCCTGGGCTTTGGCAACGCGGTGGGCGTGGAGCCGTCCTTCAACCTGTACGGACTGCTGGAGGACGCACGCAAGGCGTGCACCCCGCTGGAGGACCTGGAGTCGCGTCCGGACCTGGTGTCCGCGCGCGCGCAGGTGGACGCCACGCGCGACAGCCGGCGTCAGGCCTCCGCGGGCTACCTGCCCACGCTGGGCCTGACGAGCAACCTGCAAGGCGTGACGACGGACCCGGACTTCGGGCGCTTCTCATCGTGGAGCATCGCCGCGGTGCTGTCCGTCCCCATCTGGGAAGGTGGCCTGCGCGGGGGCCTGGTGCGCGAGCGCGAGGGCATCGAGAAGCAGGCGGAGCAGACGCTGGAGAGCAACCGCCGCGACGCGGCCGTCGAGGTGACGCAGGCCCGGCGGAGCGTGGAGGTGGCGCAGGCCCTGGTGAAGACGGCGTCCGAATCGCGCGAGCTCGCGGACAAGACGGACCGGCTCACCCGGCGTTCCTTTGAAGTGGGCCGCGGCAGCAGCCTGGAGCTGGTGCAGAGCGGGGCGGCCCTGCGCCAGGCGGAGCTGACGCTGGCGCTGCGTGAATTCGAGCTTGTCCAGGCGCGCCTGGACGCATTCTTGACGGAGGCCCGGTGCGATTGGTGA
- a CDS encoding MarR family winged helix-turn-helix transcriptional regulator — MTFAEQLASLRRTVRRHLTEKLGTRTSRPFSQLLALKVISEGVSRQAALAERLMVDAPAASRLVDRLEEDGMVVRRAGVDRRCFRLELTAEGVRELGLLLDALREQDGELGEFLPEPELMELKRLMQKLQGGLSLRAGGPGCSAADTCGPALGLESENDEGPGSRK, encoded by the coding sequence ATGACTTTCGCGGAGCAACTGGCCTCGCTGCGGCGCACTGTCCGCCGTCACCTGACCGAGAAGCTCGGGACACGGACGAGCAGGCCGTTCAGTCAACTGCTGGCGTTGAAGGTCATTTCCGAGGGTGTGAGTCGGCAGGCGGCGCTCGCGGAGCGGCTGATGGTGGATGCGCCCGCGGCGAGCCGGCTGGTGGATCGGCTGGAAGAGGATGGGATGGTGGTGCGGCGCGCGGGCGTGGACCGGCGCTGCTTCCGTCTGGAGCTCACGGCCGAAGGTGTGCGTGAGCTGGGCCTTCTCCTGGACGCGCTGCGGGAGCAGGACGGCGAGCTGGGGGAGTTCCTCCCCGAGCCGGAGCTGATGGAGCTCAAGCGGCTGATGCAGAAGCTGCAGGGGGGCTTGTCCCTGCGCGCTGGAGGTCCCGGGTGCTCCGCGGCGGACACCTGTGGGCCGGCCTTGGGGCTCGAGTCCGAAAACGACGAGGGGCCCGGCTCCCGGAAGTGA
- a CDS encoding 2-oxo acid dehydrogenase subunit E2 → MAHLELRPKLRVSSFRKLAVGSWGSAYDPTVYGTLTVRMDRALAYMEAFRRSTGLGLTVTHLVLKALAEALRRCPDANAVLRFHRIYLRQRITVSALLRTEGGPDGWAPVRVADADRKGLRDIVLTLEAGRGGLAERRARRWLEWVPTPLMGLFTRCVSFLAVTLNLDLDRFGLPRDAFGAAIVTDVGELGLDAAYLPLVPFTRVAVFLAPGAVRDTPVVEDGRVVVGKVMSLNASIDHRFIDGFHAGVLANTLKELLEDPEAAFGPPDAAASGS, encoded by the coding sequence ATGGCCCACCTGGAGCTGAGACCCAAGCTGCGTGTGTCGAGCTTCCGCAAGCTGGCGGTGGGCAGTTGGGGGTCGGCCTATGACCCCACCGTCTACGGGACCTTGACGGTGCGGATGGACCGGGCGCTGGCCTACATGGAGGCCTTCCGGCGAAGCACGGGGCTGGGGCTGACGGTGACCCACCTGGTGCTCAAGGCGCTGGCCGAGGCGCTGCGCCGCTGCCCGGACGCCAACGCGGTGCTGCGCTTCCATCGCATCTACCTGCGCCAGCGCATCACCGTGTCCGCGTTGCTGCGGACGGAGGGTGGGCCGGACGGGTGGGCCCCGGTGCGGGTGGCGGACGCGGACCGGAAGGGGCTGCGCGACATCGTCCTGACGCTCGAGGCCGGGCGGGGAGGCCTCGCGGAGCGGCGGGCGAGGCGCTGGCTCGAGTGGGTTCCCACGCCGCTGATGGGGCTGTTCACCCGCTGCGTGTCGTTTCTGGCGGTGACGCTCAACCTGGACCTGGACCGTTTCGGGTTGCCGAGGGATGCGTTCGGCGCGGCCATCGTCACGGACGTGGGGGAGCTGGGGCTGGATGCGGCCTATCTGCCGTTGGTGCCCTTCACGCGGGTGGCTGTGTTCCTGGCGCCTGGAGCGGTGCGCGACACACCGGTGGTGGAGGACGGGCGGGTGGTGGTGGGGAAGGTGATGAGCCTCAACGCATCCATCGATCACCGCTTCATCGATGGCTTCCACGCGGGCGTGCTGGCCAACACGTTGAAGGAGTTGCTGGAGGACCCCGAGGCCGCGTTCGGTCCGCCGGATGCGGCGGCCTCGGGGAGCTGA